One part of the Nymphaea colorata isolate Beijing-Zhang1983 chromosome 8, ASM883128v2, whole genome shotgun sequence genome encodes these proteins:
- the LOC116259295 gene encoding uncharacterized protein LOC116259295, with product MSSPCCLVECAVCLGCSRWVWKRCRYVGGDDSETWPFATPEEFEPIPRVCRAILAIYEDDLANPRVLPASAYRMNPAWVVKRAGYESTGGCAPPYLIYADHESRDILLAIRGLNLANESDYKVLLDNRLGKQMFDGGFVHHGLLKSAFWLLNQEGPTLERLISEHPGYTLTFAGHSLGSGVAALLTVVVVNHRHRFSGIPRERIRCYAIAPARCMSLNLAVKYADVIHSVILQDDFLPRTATPLEDIFKSIFCLPCLLFLVCLRDTCIPEGRKLRDPRRLYAPGRMYHIVERKCCRCGRFPPEVRTAIPVDGRFEHIVLSCNATSDHGIIWIEKEAQKALDMMKEGLAITAAPAKKTMTRQQTIQEEHKDALERAVSLNVPHAVTSSEEAVADAGAIVQSKPEGRINWEELAQRLFDKDEAGKLVLKKDVAVAE from the exons ATGTCGTCGCCGTGCTGCCTGGTGGAGTGCGCCGTCTGCCTGGGGTGTTCCCGCTGGGTCTGGAAGCGCTGCAGGTACGTTGGTGGCGATGACAGCGAGACGTGGCCGTTCGCCACTCCGGAGGAGTTCGAGCCCATTCCCCGCGTCTGCCGCGCCATCCTCGCCATCTACGAGGACGACCTCGCCAACCCCCGCGTCCTTCCCGCATCCGCCTACCGCATGAATCCCGCCTGGGTGGTCAAGCGCGCCGGCTACGAGTCCACCGGCGGCTGCGCCCCTCCCTACCTCATCTATGCCGACCACGAATCTCGCGACATCCTGCTCGCCATCCGCGGCCTCAACCTCGCCAACGAGAGCGACTACAAGGTCCTTCTCGACAACCGGCTCGGCAAGCAGATGTTCGATGGCGGCTTCGTCCACCACGGCCTCCTCAAGTCCGCGTTCTGGCTCCTTAACCAGGAAGGGCCCACTCTCGAGCGCCTCATCTCAGAGCATCCCGGGTACACCCTCACGTTCGCCGGCCACTCCCTCGGCTCCGGTGTCGCGGCGCTCCTCACGGTGGTCGTTGTCAATCACCGCCACCGTTTCAGCGGAATCCCGCGGGAGAGGATCCGATGCTACGCAATCGCGCCGGCGCGGTGCATGTCGCTCAACCTCGCGGTCAAGTACGCAGACGTGATCCATTCCGTCATCCTGCAG GATGACTTCTTGCCAAGGACAGCTACTCCCTTGGAAGACATTTTTAAATCAATATTTTG TCTTCCCTGCCTGTTGTTTCTTGTTTGCTTGAGAGACACCTGCATTCCAGAAGGGAGAAAGCTTAGGGATCCAAGAAGGCTCTATGCTCCTGGAAGGATGTATCATATTGTTGAGAGAAAATGCTGCAG ATGTGGAAGGTTTCCTCCTGAAGTAAGGACTGCTATTCCTGTTGATGGAAGGTTTGAGCATATTGTGCTTTCCTGCAATGCCACATCAGACCATGGAATTATATGGATCGAAAAGGAGGCTCAAAAGGCTCTAGAT ATGATGAAGGAAGGCCTTGCCATCACAGCCGCTCCAGCAAAGAAAACAATGACAAGGCAACAGACTATTCAGGAAGAACACAAGGATGCACTCGAACGGGCTGTCAGTTTGAATGTTCCTCATGCTGTGACCTCATCAGAAGAGGCTGTGGCAGATGCTGGTGCTATAGTCCAGTCCAAGCCCGAAGGAAGAATCAACTGGGAAGAACTTGCCCAAAGGCTCTTTGACAAGGACGAGGCTGGGAAACTGGTCTTGAAAAAGGATGTTGCTGTTGCTGAATGA
- the LOC116258361 gene encoding uncharacterized protein LOC116258361: protein MFFPPKGEGGGRRDNEHKEFLQTRKGIMAKSARGEEAEAEAEKEEGRSGRTQLLERIGRILNECQHSFAAHGRKLKEMGCLRSSSHPDLDFTHCWTTMLSPLFATVKRAPSTERLVRFVALFAVSEAARPGDAFLEDFLRFLLASSAASNKAVRFRSCQIVSEIMMQLPDDAEVSDELWDELVECMKGRIQDKIPLVRAFAVRALARFAVDAENGDVVELFRKSLSSESNAEVRKMLVLSMPPSNFTSLDIIERTLDPNESVRKAAYYVLANKFPIQTLSIKQRTVILQRGLVDRSPAVKKECTKLMKDAWLMKCCNGDPISLLKFLDVETYELVGEAVIDELLRSGMAHVQEDQSIRNFLVPAFEENGGQKGSSIQVMEPEVALYWRKLCRNLQMEAQTRGRDAAATTGTEAVVYAAEASDRNELLERILPATVSDFVKLIKSHVDAGVTYRFSTRQLLLLGVMLDFSDTTNRRVAAEFVQELLHAPLEHEIDEEDGNKVVLGDGINLGGDRDWAKAVAELAKCVHASPGEFEEVVTSVIEELARPCRQRDADFMQWMHCLAVTGLLLENARSLLCLQGKAINPSELLQTLILPAAKHIHVDVQRAAVRNLGLFGLLERRPREDVLKQLRLSFVSGPSSVSIVAAKALFDLAMWHGPEEVDKAVGLNSSEQIGTENQNNESSSDDGSPKSGILELLYSGLERNDWDECTEIDGLETVGGVLAEGFAKMLLQSKGYPSLSASMHPLILEKLITLYFSEETKLPRLRQCLSVFFEQFPALSANHKKSISKAFVPVMRSSWPGMFGNPGGAPTVVSNLRRRATQVSLFMLQMMQTSLYKFPGENGEESSNDKSGGNRSGMDLDHLDIDSREEGLAIRLAVEVLKCHVKRTAAGKSYILALCRVVVSLRFCPSQQDALKLMRMLLNQMVGYITSDNQVLKDLKSMATHLKTQDEDPDRLLSSEQIKILLGKLELDDFDVEALAKSDVTTPAARTRTVKKKHTKIDTSSTDEDIPLPANVASRTPALVTTRSQRTSKTEAMARITGKVLGMSTSEEESEVTSSESSSSDES, encoded by the exons ATGTTCTTCCCCCCAAAAGGGGAAGGTGGAGGGAGAAGAGATAACGAGCACAAAGAGTTCTTGCAGACGAGGAAGGGGATAATGGCGAAGAGCGCGAGAGgggaggaggcggaggcggaggcggagaAGGAGGAGGGTAGGAGTGGGAGGACTCAGCTCCTCGAAAGGATTGGTCGGATCCTCAATGAGTGCCAGCACTCTTTCGCCGCCCACGGCCGGAAGCTCAAGGAGATGGGCTGTCTCCGATCCTCCTCCCACCCTGATCTCGACTTCACCCACTGCTGGACCACCATGCTCTCTCCCCTTTTCGCCACAGTCAAGAGGGCCCCCTCCACCGAGCGCCTCGTCCGCTTTGTCGCCCTCTTTGCTGTTTCCGAGGCCGCCCGCCCTGGCGACGCCTTCCTGGAGGACTTCTTGCGCTTTCTCCTCGCTTCCTCCGCTGCTTCCAACAAGGCTGTTCGGTTCAGATCATGCCAGATCGTTTCCGAG ATCATGATGCAGCTTCCAGATGATGCTGAAGTGAGTGACGAATTGTGGGATGAACTGGTTGAGTGTATGAAGGGGAGAatacaagataagattcctctAGTTAGGGCTTTTGCTGTACGTGCTCTTGCTCGTTTCGCCGTCGATGCGGAGAATGGGGACGTTGTTGAGCTGTTCAGGAAATCTCTGTCTTCTGAATCGAATGCC GAAGTTCGGAAAATGCTAGTACTTTCCATGCCTCCTTCAAATTTCACATCTTTGGACATCATAGAGAGAACACTTGATCCAAATGAATCGGTGAGGAAAGCTGCATACTATGTTTTGGCTAATAAATTTCCAATCCAGACTTTGAG CATCAAGCAACGGACTGTTATTCTTCAAAGAGGGCTTGTAGATAGGTCCCCAGCTGTAAAGAAGGAGTGCACAAAGCTAATGAAAGATGCGTGGCTAATGAAGTGTTGTAACGGTGATCCTATTTCCTTGCTAAAGTTTCTTGATGTGGAGACGTACGAATTGGTTGGAGAAGCAGTAATAGATGAGCTTCTAAGATCAGGAATGGCGCATGTTCAAGAAGATCAAAGCATTAGGAATTTCTTGGTTCCAGCATTTGAGGAAAATGGAG ggCAAAAAGGTTCAAGCATACAGGTTATGGAACCAGAAGTCGCCTTATATTGGAGAAAATTGTGCAGGAATTTGCAAATGGAGGCACAA ACAAGAGGACGTGATGCTGCTGCAACAACAGGTACTGAAGCAGTTGTATATGCAGCAGAAGCTTCAGACAGGAATGAGCTTTTGGAAAGGATTCTTCCTGCAACTGTTTCCGACTTTGTTAAGCTAATCAAATCACATGTAGATGCAG GAGTGACATATCGGTTTTCAACCAGGCAACTGCTGTTACTTGGGGTCATGCTAGACTTTTCTGATACTACAAACCGGAGAGTTGCTGCCGAATTTGTGCAGGAGCTGTTGCATGCACCACTTGAGcatgaaattgatgaagaagatggaAACAAGGTTGTCCTTGGTGACGGCATAAATCTTGGTGGTGATAGAGATTGGGCTaaagcagtagcggagctagcAAAATGTGTGCACGCTTCACCAGGAGAATTTGAGGAGGTTGTCACCAGTGTTATTGAAGAGCTGGCTCGTCCTTGTCGGCAAAGGGATGCTGATTTCATGCAGTGGATGCATTGCCTTGCTGTGACTGGCTTGCTACTGGAAAATGCAAGATCCCTTCTTTGCCTGCAAGGGAAAGCCATAAATCCTTCAGAATTGCTGCAGACACTGATTCTTCCAGCA GCAAAGCACATCCACGTGGATGTTCAAAGAGCTGCAGTTAGAAATCTTGGCCTTTTTGGCTTATTAGAGAGAAGGCCAAGAGAGGATGTCCTGAAGCAACTGAGGCTTTCATTTGTTAGTGGCCCCTCTTCCGTTTCCATTGTGGCTGCTAAGGCATTATTTGATTTAGCAATGTGGCATGGTCCTGAGGAGGTTGATAAAGCAGTTGGGCTTAATTCCTCAGAGCAAATTGGCACTGAAAATCAGAACAATGAAAGCTCCAGCGATGATGGCAGCCCAAAGAGTGGAATTCTCGAACTTTTGTACTCTGGGCTTGAGAGAAACGACTGGGATGAGTGTACAGAAATTGATGGACTGGAAACAGTTGGAGGTGTTCTGGCTGAAGGATTTGCAAAAATGCTTTTGCAGAGTAAAGGTTATCCAAGCCTTTCAGCTTCAATGCATCCCTTAATACTGGAGAAACTCATTACATTGTACTTTAGTGAAGAAACCAAGCTGCCTCG GTTAAGACAGTGTTTATCAGTGTTCTTTGAGCAATTTCCTGCACTTTCTGCCAACCACAAG AAGAGCATTTCAAAAGCATTTGTCCCAGTTATGCGCTCCAGTTGGCCTGGGATGTTCGGGAATCCTGGTGGGGCGCCAACAGTGGTTTCTAATCTGAGGAGGCGTGCAACTCAAGTGTCACTCTTCATGCTGCAAATGATGCAGACTTCTCTGTACAAATTCCCCGGAGAAAATGGGGAAGAGAGTAGCAATGACAAATCAGGAGGAAACCGAAGTGGCATGGATCTGGATCATCTTGATATAGATAGCAGAGAGGAAGGGCTTGCTATTCGCCTTGCTGTTGAG GTGCTGAAGTGTCATGTGAAGAGGACTGCCGCAGGAAAATCTTACATATTGGCATTATGTAGAGTAGTTGTTTCATTAAGATTCTGCCCTTCACAGCAAGATGCTCTTAAACTCATGCGGATGCTGCTGAATCAAATGGTTGGATATATAACATCTGACAACCAAGTTCTGAAGGATTTGAAGTCAATGGCGACTCACCTTAAAACTCAAGATGAAGATCCAGATCGCTTACTTTCAAGTGAACAGATCAAGATTCTGCTTG GCAAGCTGGAGCTTGATGACTTTGATGTAGAAGCGCTAGCAAAATCTGATGTTACTACTCCTGCAGCAAGAACAAGAACAGTGAAAAAGAAGCACACTAAAATTGACACTTCATCAACAGATGAGGATATACCGTTACCAGCAAACGTGGCGTCAAGGACACCTGCTCTAGTTACTACTCGCTCTCAGCGGACTAGTAAAACAGAAGCAATGGCAAGGATCACGGGTAAAGTGTTGGGGATGTCAACAAGCGAAGAAGAGTCTGAAGTAACATCAAGTGAATCATCTTCTTCTGATGAGAGCTGA